A stretch of the Sulfurimonas sp. HSL-1656 genome encodes the following:
- a CDS encoding carbonic anhydrase family protein encodes MTLKTLAQSLVTAALLATASAAAEHESKAHHEAHWDYAENGPAHWEEFSKTCGIGHHQSPINIVPGKSVALNPQYVLHLEEDIHTTADVIDNGHSIKVTPKAGGMIELHGEKFRLLQFHFHGKSEHTVDGKRYDMVAHMVHQNPETKQLAVVAVFFTEGKNNPMLDNIIGNVGREARIDPQDLLPADTAHYFHYIGSLTTPPCSENVQWYLLKTPVEASKDQIDAFRKYYVDNERPVQELFDRTIEAN; translated from the coding sequence ATGACACTCAAAACACTGGCACAATCCCTGGTCACGGCGGCACTGCTGGCCACTGCTTCCGCAGCGGCGGAACATGAATCGAAGGCGCACCACGAAGCGCACTGGGACTACGCGGAGAACGGTCCGGCCCACTGGGAGGAGTTCAGCAAGACGTGCGGCATTGGCCACCACCAGTCCCCGATCAATATCGTACCGGGCAAGTCCGTCGCCCTGAACCCGCAGTATGTCCTCCACCTGGAGGAGGATATCCATACGACGGCGGACGTCATCGATAACGGCCACTCCATCAAGGTCACGCCGAAAGCCGGAGGAATGATCGAGCTGCACGGCGAGAAATTCCGCCTGCTGCAGTTCCACTTCCACGGCAAGAGCGAGCACACCGTCGACGGCAAGCGCTACGACATGGTCGCGCACATGGTCCACCAGAACCCGGAAACGAAACAGCTGGCCGTCGTCGCCGTTTTCTTTACCGAGGGCAAAAACAACCCGATGCTCGACAATATCATCGGCAACGTCGGCCGCGAGGCCCGTATCGACCCGCAGGATCTGCTGCCGGCAGATACTGCACACTACTTCCACTACATCGGCTCCCTGACGACACCGCCGTGTTCGGAAAACGTCCAGTGGTACCTGCTGAAAACGCCGGTCGAGGCCTCAAAAGACCAGATCGATGCATTCCGCAAATACTACGTCGATAACGAGCGCCCGGTTCAGGAGCTCTTCGACCGTACGATCGAGGCCAACTAA
- a CDS encoding peptide-binding protein — MRIFYLLILPLFLAASTLHLATSANPARLNPIIATDTASSEVAGFIFNGLVKFDKDGKEIIGDLAESYRFEDNRTVVFRLRRNVKWQDGAPFTSEDVLFTYKIINDPSVVSPYTSTFRMVESVTAPDEHTVRVVYKQPYFKALETWMMGILPAHLLKDDDNIMSSGFNLNPVGTGPFRLGKLEFSKQIELVANDDYFEHRPKIDRISFHVIPDPTTRFLMLKAGQIDLGALEAMQYERQVDDAFFERFRPIEMISHTYTYLGFNLRLEKFKDPRVRRALSLAIDRQAMVDILFMGHGRVCTGPFLPGGPAYNPEVPVPEPDLEAARALLKAAGYDEAHPLTFEIATSNSNSIRPYSAEIIQHQLSKIGVKVTLRIMEWQAFLNMVVFPREFETVLLGWALTLTPDPYLLWHSDNDKPGAFNFIGYRNKEVDALIERMQMTVDRTELSRIWQEMFKRITDDDPYLFLYIPDDITVVNHNIRPIEPALEGIWHNFIDWEMAPE, encoded by the coding sequence ATGCGCATTTTTTACCTGCTGATCTTGCCGCTGTTCCTGGCAGCTTCGACCCTGCACCTCGCCACGTCGGCAAACCCGGCGCGCCTCAACCCCATCATAGCGACGGATACGGCCAGCAGCGAGGTGGCCGGCTTTATTTTCAACGGCCTGGTGAAGTTCGACAAAGACGGCAAGGAGATCATCGGCGACCTTGCCGAATCCTACCGCTTCGAAGACAACCGCACGGTCGTCTTCAGGCTGCGCCGCAATGTGAAGTGGCAGGACGGGGCACCTTTTACTTCCGAGGATGTCCTTTTTACCTACAAGATCATCAACGACCCCTCGGTCGTCTCGCCCTATACGTCGACCTTCCGGATGGTCGAATCGGTCACGGCACCGGATGAGCACACGGTAAGGGTCGTCTATAAACAGCCCTATTTCAAAGCGCTCGAGACCTGGATGATGGGCATCCTGCCCGCGCACCTGCTCAAAGACGACGACAACATCATGAGCAGCGGGTTCAACCTGAACCCGGTAGGCACCGGGCCGTTCCGGCTGGGAAAGCTGGAGTTCTCCAAACAGATCGAGCTTGTCGCCAATGACGACTATTTCGAGCACCGCCCGAAGATCGACAGGATCTCTTTTCACGTCATCCCGGACCCGACGACACGTTTTCTGATGCTCAAGGCGGGGCAGATCGATCTGGGCGCCCTGGAGGCGATGCAGTACGAGCGCCAGGTCGATGACGCTTTCTTCGAACGCTTCCGCCCCATCGAGATGATCTCGCACACCTATACCTACCTGGGGTTCAACCTCCGGCTCGAGAAGTTCAAGGACCCACGGGTACGCCGGGCGCTCTCCCTGGCCATCGACCGCCAGGCGATGGTGGATATCCTCTTCATGGGGCACGGCCGGGTCTGTACGGGCCCTTTCCTGCCCGGGGGACCGGCGTACAACCCGGAGGTGCCCGTCCCGGAACCGGACCTTGAAGCGGCCAGGGCACTGCTCAAAGCGGCGGGGTACGACGAGGCGCATCCGCTCACCTTCGAGATCGCGACCTCCAACTCCAACTCCATCCGTCCCTACTCGGCGGAGATCATCCAGCACCAGCTCTCCAAGATCGGGGTGAAAGTCACCCTGCGCATCATGGAGTGGCAGGCCTTTTTGAACATGGTGGTCTTCCCCCGGGAGTTCGAAACGGTTCTGCTGGGATGGGCCCTCACCCTCACCCCCGACCCCTACCTGCTGTGGCACTCCGACAACGACAAGCCCGGGGCCTTCAACTTCATCGGCTACCGCAACAAAGAAGTAGATGCCCTGATCGAGCGGATGCAGATGACGGTGGACCGGACGGAGCTCTCGCGGATCTGGCAGGAGATGTTCAAGCGGATCACGGATGACGACCCCTACCTTTTCCTCTACATCCCCGACGACATCACGGTGGTCAATCACAACATCCGCCCGATCGAACCGGCACTGGAGGGGATCTGGCATAATTTCATCGATTGGGAAATGGCGCCGGAGTGA
- a CDS encoding HAD-IA family hydrolase: MTILFDLDGTLIDSTEAILESFHLTFDMLGGEHPTDTAIKALIGHTLDDMYLQVGIAPEAVEAYVRTYKEHYRRISTLKTVLLPQAREAIEAASAVARLGIVTTKTGLYSRELMEHFGVMDAFEVLIGREDVTHAKPHPEPVLTALERMGADPERSWLIGDTRLDAEAARRAGVSCVGVLSGYDNEEQLRSLTPFIEKDALEAVRYIVNKGRNVTF; the protein is encoded by the coding sequence ATGACCATTCTTTTTGACCTGGACGGGACGCTGATCGACTCGACCGAAGCGATCCTCGAGAGTTTCCACCTTACCTTTGACATGCTGGGCGGCGAGCACCCCACCGATACCGCGATCAAGGCATTGATCGGGCATACGCTCGACGATATGTATCTGCAGGTCGGGATCGCCCCGGAGGCGGTAGAGGCGTATGTGCGGACCTACAAGGAACACTACCGCCGCATCTCGACGCTCAAAACGGTGCTCCTGCCGCAGGCACGCGAAGCGATCGAAGCGGCTTCCGCCGTCGCGCGCTTGGGGATTGTCACGACGAAAACCGGGCTCTATTCCCGGGAGCTGATGGAACATTTCGGGGTGATGGACGCCTTCGAGGTACTGATCGGACGTGAGGACGTCACCCACGCGAAACCCCATCCCGAACCGGTGCTGACGGCCCTGGAACGGATGGGGGCAGACCCGGAGCGCAGCTGGCTCATCGGCGACACCCGTCTCGATGCGGAAGCGGCACGCCGGGCCGGGGTAAGTTGCGTCGGTGTTTTAAGCGGATATGATAACGAGGAGCAATTACGCTCATTAACCCCATTTATAGAAAAAGATGCCCTCGAAGCGGTACGATATATCGTAAACAAGGGGAGAAACGTAACGTTTTAA
- a CDS encoding pyruvate flavodoxin oxidoreductase subunit gamma, with protein MLEIRWHSRAGQGAVTGAKGLADVVSTTGKHVQAFAFYGSAKRGAAMTAYNRVDDHEILNHEKYMNPDFVFVIDPALVYTTDVTINDKPETVYIITTHMSTDELVASQPKLEGKKVYTVDCIKIAQETIGRAIPNTPMLGAFMKISGMYDIEFFKDSMKRILAKLPPKIVDANMDAIQRAYDEVK; from the coding sequence ATGCTCGAAATCAGATGGCACAGCCGTGCGGGACAAGGTGCTGTAACCGGCGCCAAAGGACTGGCGGATGTTGTTTCCACGACCGGAAAGCATGTACAGGCCTTCGCCTTTTATGGCTCAGCAAAACGCGGTGCGGCAATGACTGCCTACAACCGTGTCGACGACCATGAAATTCTTAATCATGAAAAATATATGAATCCCGACTTCGTCTTCGTTATCGACCCGGCATTGGTCTATACGACGGACGTTACAATCAACGACAAGCCGGAGACGGTTTACATCATCACGACCCACATGAGCACGGACGAACTGGTGGCATCCCAGCCGAAGCTCGAGGGGAAAAAAGTGTACACCGTCGACTGTATCAAGATTGCGCAGGAGACGATCGGACGGGCTATCCCGAACACCCCGATGCTCGGTGCTTTCATGAAGATTTCCGGCATGTACGACATCGAGTTTTTCAAAGACAGTATGAAACGCATTCTTGCCAAACTGCCGCCGAAAATCGTCGATGCGAACATGGACGCGATCCAGCGTGCCTACGATGAAGTGAAATAA
- a CDS encoding 4Fe-4S dicluster-binding protein, translating into MNNGWNDFEIGAMLRSFDGAVNDIATTLQEDRPYSKSNSFTASVADWRIEKPIFNKDYCIDCQFCWIYCPDISIISRDKKMVGVDYDHCKGCGICVEVCPTNPKSLLMFAEQEDEDKALAGWPEKEKKEN; encoded by the coding sequence ATGAACAACGGATGGAACGACTTTGAAATCGGCGCAATGCTGCGCTCGTTCGACGGCGCGGTCAACGATATCGCCACGACGCTTCAGGAAGACCGCCCTTATTCCAAATCGAACTCCTTTACCGCGAGTGTCGCGGACTGGCGTATTGAAAAACCGATCTTCAACAAGGACTACTGTATCGACTGTCAGTTCTGCTGGATCTACTGCCCGGATATCTCCATCATTTCCCGGGATAAAAAGATGGTCGGCGTCGACTACGATCACTGCAAAGGCTGCGGTATCTGTGTCGAGGTGTGCCCGACGAACCCGAAATCCCTGCTGATGTTTGCCGAGCAGGAAGATGAAGACAAAGCACTTGCCGGCTGGCCGGAAAAAGAGAAGAAGGAGAACTAA
- a CDS encoding 2-oxoacid:ferredoxin oxidoreductase subunit alpha: protein MADKMELRDVEVWDGNMAASQALRQVQIDVVAAYPITPSTPIVENYGNYLANGYVDGEFIMVESEHAAMSGCIGASAAGGRVATATSSQGFALMVETLYQASGMRLPIVLNVVNRALAAPLNVNGDHSDMYLGRDSGWIQLDAYNPQQAYDLNFIAFRVAEDHEVRLPCMVHQDGFLTSHTAQGVKTLDDDTAYGFVGDFKPMNDMLDLDHPVTHGVQTEEDWHFEHKARQHNDLMTKVLPKIQAAFDAYEKLTGRKYNIVETYNMEDAEVAVVCMGTSVETAVEVSNELRADGKKVGVIGIRVLRPWPHDQIVEALKGVKAIGALDRSSPNGTFGMLYNELAGTVINSGEAKVLTNYVYGLGGRDLTKVHLREIYAELLANAEAGKPTTPLQQLIGVRGPKISFH from the coding sequence ATGGCAGATAAAATGGAACTGCGCGACGTCGAGGTCTGGGACGGTAATATGGCCGCCAGCCAGGCGCTGCGCCAGGTGCAGATCGACGTCGTTGCGGCGTACCCGATTACCCCTTCCACCCCGATTGTCGAGAACTACGGGAACTACCTCGCGAACGGCTATGTCGACGGCGAGTTCATCATGGTCGAATCCGAGCATGCGGCGATGTCCGGCTGTATCGGTGCTTCCGCTGCGGGCGGCCGTGTCGCCACGGCGACCTCTTCCCAGGGTTTTGCCCTGATGGTCGAAACGCTTTACCAGGCATCCGGTATGCGTCTGCCGATCGTCCTCAACGTTGTCAACCGTGCCCTGGCTGCACCGCTGAACGTTAACGGGGACCACTCCGATATGTACCTCGGCCGCGACAGCGGCTGGATCCAGCTCGACGCGTACAACCCGCAGCAGGCGTATGACCTCAACTTCATCGCCTTCCGCGTGGCTGAGGACCATGAAGTCCGCCTGCCGTGTATGGTTCACCAGGACGGCTTCCTGACGTCGCACACGGCACAGGGTGTCAAAACCCTCGATGACGATACGGCGTATGGCTTCGTCGGTGACTTCAAGCCGATGAACGACATGCTCGACCTCGACCACCCGGTCACCCACGGGGTACAGACCGAAGAGGACTGGCACTTCGAACACAAAGCGCGCCAGCACAACGACCTGATGACCAAGGTCCTCCCGAAGATCCAGGCGGCGTTCGATGCGTATGAAAAACTGACGGGCCGTAAATACAACATTGTTGAAACGTACAACATGGAAGATGCGGAAGTCGCGGTTGTCTGTATGGGTACATCTGTCGAAACGGCTGTGGAAGTCTCCAACGAGCTGCGCGCAGACGGGAAAAAGGTCGGTGTTATCGGTATCCGCGTTCTGCGCCCGTGGCCGCACGATCAGATCGTCGAAGCCCTCAAGGGCGTCAAGGCGATCGGTGCCCTTGACCGCTCCTCACCGAACGGTACCTTCGGGATGCTGTACAACGAACTGGCCGGTACGGTCATCAACAGCGGTGAAGCGAAAGTCCTGACGAACTACGTCTACGGTCTCGGCGGCCGTGACCTCACCAAAGTCCACCTGCGTGAAATCTACGCGGAACTGCTTGCCAACGCGGAAGCCGGCAAGCCGACGACACCGCTGCAGCAGCTGATCGGGGTCCGCGGGCCGAAGATCAGCTTCCACTAA
- a CDS encoding thiamine pyrophosphate-dependent enzyme — protein MSEMKKIKNLKEFSTSADRFEGANLLCPGCAHSIIVREVLNATNDDLILSASTGCLEVCTAVYPYTSWDASWIHIGFENGSTAVAGAEAMYKALKRKGRLKQPDREPKFVSFAGDGASYDIGFQWISGCFERGHNIMHVVLDNEVYANTGGQRSSSTPIGGSTTTSPAGRVSYGEKQHKKDMLSIMAAHGAPYVAQVAPNKWKDMVKKIQHGFSVEGPVFINAMSACTTEWKFLPEDTIAVSDLATDSLVFPLYEIIDGRKLNITYRPKNVIPVKDYLGAQGRFKHLFKPENKHVLDEWQARVDRDWEYLQRREEAGV, from the coding sequence ATGAGCGAAATGAAAAAGATTAAAAACCTCAAAGAATTTTCAACGTCCGCGGACCGCTTCGAGGGAGCCAACCTCCTTTGCCCGGGGTGTGCGCACTCCATCATCGTCCGTGAAGTCCTGAATGCGACCAACGACGATCTGATCCTCTCCGCATCTACGGGATGTCTGGAAGTCTGTACGGCGGTCTACCCGTATACGTCTTGGGATGCTTCCTGGATCCACATCGGTTTCGAGAACGGTTCAACGGCCGTTGCCGGTGCCGAGGCGATGTACAAAGCCCTCAAGCGCAAAGGCCGCCTGAAGCAGCCGGACCGCGAACCGAAATTCGTCTCCTTTGCCGGTGACGGTGCCTCTTACGACATCGGTTTCCAGTGGATCTCCGGCTGTTTCGAGCGCGGGCATAACATCATGCACGTCGTTCTCGACAACGAAGTCTACGCCAACACCGGCGGACAGCGCTCCTCTTCCACGCCGATCGGCGGTAGCACGACGACATCCCCTGCGGGCCGCGTCAGCTACGGTGAAAAGCAGCACAAGAAAGATATGCTCTCCATTATGGCAGCGCACGGTGCACCGTATGTCGCACAGGTCGCTCCGAACAAGTGGAAAGACATGGTCAAGAAGATCCAGCACGGTTTCTCCGTTGAAGGTCCGGTCTTCATCAACGCCATGTCCGCCTGTACGACAGAGTGGAAGTTCCTTCCGGAAGATACGATCGCGGTTTCCGACCTGGCGACGGACTCCCTGGTCTTCCCGCTTTACGAGATCATCGACGGACGCAAGCTGAACATCACCTATCGCCCGAAGAACGTCATTCCTGTCAAGGACTACCTCGGTGCACAGGGCCGCTTCAAGCACCTGTTCAAACCGGAGAACAAACACGTTCTCGACGAGTGGCAAGCACGCGTCGACCGCGACTGGGAATACCTCCAGCGCCGCGAAGAGGCCGGTGTCTAA
- the luxS gene encoding S-ribosylhomocysteine lyase, with protein MPLLDSFTVDHTIMPAPAVRKAKGMKTPCGDAITVFDLRFCKPNEEIMPERGIHTLEHLFAGFMRDHLNGNSVEIIDVSPMGCRTGFYMSVIGTPDEVRVADAWKASMNDVLAVEHQEDIPELNLYQCGTCKMHSLDEAKAIALGVLEKGIGVMDNEALALDLSKVEKAVC; from the coding sequence ATGCCTTTACTCGACAGTTTTACGGTCGACCATACCATCATGCCGGCTCCTGCAGTGCGCAAGGCCAAGGGGATGAAAACGCCCTGCGGTGATGCCATCACGGTCTTTGATCTTCGCTTCTGCAAACCCAACGAGGAGATCATGCCTGAGCGTGGGATCCATACCCTCGAGCACCTTTTTGCCGGATTCATGCGCGACCATCTCAACGGCAACAGCGTAGAGATCATCGATGTCTCCCCTATGGGGTGCCGCACCGGTTTTTACATGAGTGTGATCGGGACACCGGACGAAGTTCGCGTCGCCGATGCCTGGAAAGCGTCGATGAACGATGTGCTCGCCGTGGAACACCAGGAGGATATTCCTGAACTTAACCTCTACCAGTGCGGGACCTGCAAGATGCACTCACTGGACGAAGCCAAGGCGATTGCGTTGGGTGTACTGGAAAAAGGGATCGGTGTCATGGACAATGAAGCCCTGGCACTGGACCTTTCCAAAGTTGAAAAGGCGGTCTGCTGA
- a CDS encoding YeiH family protein — MAFSKEKRKGTFSGIIFVAIVAAAATYIAALAPVAKLGISPLVVGIVIGIFYANTLHNHFPEAWESGIVFSGKKILRFAIVFYGFRITFQQIAEVGMEGFMVSLIMLGSTFILGTWLGNKIFGLDRDTAMLTASGASVCGAAAVLATEPVLKAEEHKAAIAVSMVVLFGTIAMFLYPALYSAGVFDMTPREFGIYVGGTIHEVAQVVAVGGAYGTEASDAAVIVKMTRVIMIAPMLILLGIYLSYAAKKSGGEGGVIKLVIPWFAVYFVGMAGVNSLIHGYVHGDASEAVAAMITTTIAYVNEIDTFLLTMAMTALGMGTRFAKFKGLGLKPIYAAGAMFVWLVVGGYFITKAVVALI; from the coding sequence ATGGCTTTTTCCAAAGAGAAACGCAAGGGCACGTTCAGCGGCATCATCTTTGTCGCGATCGTGGCCGCCGCCGCTACCTACATCGCGGCACTGGCACCGGTAGCGAAGCTGGGGATCTCCCCGCTGGTCGTCGGTATCGTGATCGGTATCTTTTACGCGAATACGCTGCATAACCACTTCCCGGAAGCGTGGGAGAGCGGGATCGTCTTCTCCGGCAAAAAGATCCTCCGTTTCGCCATCGTTTTCTACGGTTTCCGCATCACTTTCCAGCAGATCGCCGAGGTGGGTATGGAAGGGTTCATGGTCTCGCTGATCATGCTGGGCTCGACGTTTATCCTCGGGACCTGGCTGGGGAACAAGATCTTCGGTCTCGACCGTGATACGGCGATGCTGACGGCATCGGGTGCCTCCGTCTGCGGTGCGGCGGCAGTCCTGGCGACGGAACCGGTCCTCAAAGCCGAAGAGCATAAAGCGGCCATCGCCGTCTCCATGGTCGTCTTGTTCGGTACGATCGCCATGTTCCTCTACCCGGCACTCTACAGCGCCGGCGTCTTTGATATGACACCGCGCGAGTTCGGTATCTATGTCGGCGGTACGATCCACGAGGTTGCGCAGGTCGTTGCCGTCGGCGGTGCGTACGGTACCGAGGCGAGCGATGCCGCTGTTATCGTCAAGATGACCCGTGTCATCATGATCGCCCCGATGCTGATCCTGCTGGGGATCTACCTCTCCTACGCCGCGAAGAAAAGCGGCGGCGAGGGCGGCGTCATCAAGCTGGTCATCCCCTGGTTCGCCGTCTACTTCGTGGGAATGGCGGGGGTCAACTCCCTGATCCATGGCTACGTTCACGGCGACGCGAGCGAAGCGGTCGCGGCGATGATTACCACGACGATCGCCTATGTCAACGAGATCGACACCTTCCTGCTCACCATGGCGATGACGGCGCTCGGGATGGGAACACGCTTCGCGAAGTTCAAAGGTCTCGGCCTCAAGCCGATCTACGCTGCCGGTGCTATGTTCGTCTGGCTCGTTGTCGGCGGTTACTTCATCACCAAAGCGGTCGTTGCCCTCATCTGA
- a CDS encoding nodulation protein NfeD codes for MLFSVLLYTLLSAVPVSLLEISGAIGPASSSYLEKGLAAAQRQQAAIVLVELDTPGGLLTSTREMVQAILGSAVPVVVYVAPKGAHAASAGTFLVYAAHIAAMAPGTNLGAATPIGLMPGQKETGESAVPLRKALNDTRAYIKSLAELRDRNASWGERAVENAESLSAGAALQMGVIDILATDRDDLLRQLDGRRVDMEGQMVVLQTANAQLVPYEADWKTRFLAVITDPNIALVLLMLALYGIFFELLNPGGIFPGVIGVIAGVLALYALNLLPFNYAGLLLILLGIALMIAEMFVSGFGILGIGGAAAFAFGALLLFDAETLGTDISIPLIIAVTAVTLLFVMLVVRMLLTSRGRRVVTGREEMVGMDAEVLETTRGGYWVRCHGERWYAESDGPLDVGAHATVTAVSGLTLHLNPPKEKP; via the coding sequence ATGCTTTTCTCGGTTCTGCTGTACACCCTGCTGTCGGCCGTACCGGTCTCGTTGCTTGAAATCAGCGGGGCGATCGGGCCGGCCAGCAGCAGCTATCTTGAAAAGGGGCTTGCCGCAGCGCAGCGACAACAGGCGGCGATCGTGTTGGTGGAGCTGGATACGCCCGGAGGGCTGCTCACCTCAACGCGCGAAATGGTCCAGGCGATTTTGGGAAGTGCCGTACCGGTTGTCGTCTATGTGGCGCCCAAGGGGGCGCACGCAGCGAGTGCCGGTACCTTTTTGGTCTATGCGGCCCATATTGCGGCTATGGCGCCCGGCACGAATCTCGGCGCGGCAACGCCGATCGGCCTGATGCCGGGACAGAAAGAGACGGGTGAGTCCGCGGTTCCGTTGCGCAAAGCCCTGAACGACACGAGGGCGTATATCAAGAGCCTGGCCGAACTGCGTGACCGCAATGCAAGCTGGGGCGAGCGGGCGGTCGAAAATGCTGAAAGCCTTTCAGCGGGGGCCGCGCTGCAAATGGGAGTGATCGACATCCTGGCGACAGACCGGGACGACCTGCTCCGGCAGCTCGATGGACGGCGGGTCGACATGGAGGGGCAGATGGTTGTCCTGCAAACGGCAAACGCGCAGCTCGTGCCGTACGAGGCCGATTGGAAAACGCGTTTTCTTGCCGTCATCACCGACCCGAACATCGCACTGGTGCTCTTGATGCTTGCGCTGTACGGCATTTTTTTCGAACTCCTCAATCCCGGCGGCATCTTCCCCGGCGTCATCGGCGTTATTGCCGGGGTGCTGGCGCTTTATGCCCTCAACCTGCTGCCGTTCAATTATGCCGGGCTGCTGCTGATTCTGCTTGGGATCGCTTTGATGATTGCCGAGATGTTCGTCAGCGGATTCGGCATCCTGGGCATCGGCGGTGCCGCCGCTTTTGCGTTCGGCGCGCTGCTACTTTTCGATGCGGAAACGCTCGGCACGGATATCTCGATCCCGTTGATCATCGCCGTCACCGCAGTCACACTTCTTTTTGTCATGCTCGTTGTCCGGATGCTGCTCACGTCGCGCGGACGCCGTGTGGTTACGGGGCGCGAGGAGATGGTCGGCATGGACGCGGAAGTGCTGGAGACGACGCGTGGCGGCTACTGGGTGCGCTGTCACGGCGAGCGGTGGTATGCCGAGTCTGACGGGCCGCTCGATGTCGGCGCACACGCAACGGTCACCGCCGTTTCGGGGCTGACCCTGCACCTCAATCCACCGAAGGAGAAACCATGA
- a CDS encoding slipin family protein has protein sequence MITMTALYTVILIVALLATAIRILREYQRGVVFTLGRFSGVKGPGLIILIPFVQQMVRVDLRTIVLDVPTQDVISHDNVSVHVNAVVYFRVVDPEKAIIQVEDFHAATSQLAQTTLRSVLGGHELDEMLAERERLNSDIQEILDKQTDAWGIKISNVEIKHIDLDESMVRAIAKQAEAERERRAKVINAKGELEASRNLLEAANILSQNPQGIQLRYLQTLSDVSGDRTNTLVFPFPTELKHFFGGAGSTREHDA, from the coding sequence ATGATCACCATGACCGCCCTTTATACCGTGATTCTTATCGTCGCCTTGCTGGCCACGGCCATCCGCATTCTGCGCGAATACCAGCGCGGAGTTGTTTTTACGCTGGGACGCTTTAGCGGCGTCAAGGGACCGGGGCTTATTATCTTGATCCCGTTTGTGCAGCAGATGGTCCGTGTGGACCTCCGTACGATTGTATTGGATGTCCCGACGCAGGACGTGATCTCGCACGATAACGTCTCCGTCCATGTCAACGCCGTCGTCTACTTTCGCGTCGTCGACCCGGAAAAGGCGATTATCCAGGTGGAGGATTTCCACGCCGCGACGAGCCAGTTGGCACAGACGACGCTGCGCTCCGTGCTCGGCGGCCACGAACTTGATGAAATGCTGGCCGAACGCGAACGCCTCAACAGCGATATCCAGGAGATCCTTGACAAACAGACGGACGCCTGGGGCATCAAGATCTCCAATGTTGAGATCAAACATATCGATCTCGATGAGAGCATGGTCCGTGCCATTGCCAAGCAGGCCGAGGCCGAGCGCGAACGCCGTGCGAAGGTCATCAACGCCAAAGGGGAGCTCGAGGCGAGCCGGAATTTGCTTGAAGCGGCGAATATCCTCAGCCAGAATCCCCAGGGCATACAGCTTCGTTACCTGCAGACGCTCAGCGATGTTTCCGGCGACAGGACCAATACACTTGTGTTCCCTTTTCCGACGGAATTGAAGCATTTCTTCGGCGGAGCGGGGAGCACGCGTGAGCATGATGCCTAA
- a CDS encoding M23 family metallopeptidase, with the protein MRFGLSALFLLCMLLSADATEIANGQTALISLPAGSEARLFYEGKEIPLLRHPADPAKQIALIPVGYRTAPGEKALHRLTPEGDTLLPLRIVDGGYPSETLQVQPSKVKPDPEQQKRVSREYSEAMKIYGNFTPKRYWSAPFAMPMQSNVTSNFGTARLFNGSLKSFHSGTDFRATTGTPVDAVNDGVVVLAKERYYAGNSVLIDHGEGLYSCYYHLSRIDVKVGEQVIKGEQVGLSGSTGRVTGPHLHFAVMLQGIQVDPMQLLSTLNALFDAPKPEHASSR; encoded by the coding sequence ATGCGCTTTGGTCTTTCAGCGCTGTTCTTGCTGTGTATGCTGCTGAGCGCGGACGCGACCGAGATCGCCAACGGCCAGACGGCGCTGATCAGCCTGCCGGCCGGTAGCGAAGCACGCCTGTTTTACGAAGGCAAAGAGATCCCGCTGCTGCGTCACCCCGCCGACCCCGCCAAGCAGATTGCATTGATCCCCGTCGGCTACCGGACCGCCCCCGGCGAAAAAGCGCTGCACCGGCTGACGCCGGAAGGGGACACCCTGCTCCCGCTGCGCATCGTTGACGGCGGCTATCCCTCCGAAACCCTCCAGGTTCAGCCCTCCAAGGTCAAACCCGACCCCGAGCAGCAGAAACGCGTTTCCAGGGAGTACAGCGAGGCGATGAAGATCTACGGGAACTTCACGCCGAAACGCTACTGGTCCGCCCCCTTTGCCATGCCGATGCAAAGTAACGTCACCAGTAACTTCGGCACGGCAAGGCTCTTCAACGGCAGCCTCAAAAGTTTCCACTCCGGCACCGACTTCCGTGCCACAACCGGCACCCCCGTCGATGCCGTCAATGACGGTGTCGTCGTCCTTGCCAAAGAGCGCTATTATGCGGGAAACTCCGTTCTCATCGATCACGGGGAGGGACTTTACAGCTGCTACTACCACCTCAGCCGCATCGATGTCAAGGTCGGGGAGCAGGTCATCAAGGGCGAGCAGGTCGGACTCAGCGGCAGTACCGGCCGCGTGACCGGCCCCCATCTGCATTTTGCCGTCATGCTGCAGGGCATCCAGGTTGACCCGATGCAGCTGCTCTCTACCCTCAATGCACTCTTCGATGCCCCCAAACCGGAACACGCTTCAAGCCGCTAG